A single uncultured Acetobacterium sp. DNA region contains:
- a CDS encoding PAS domain S-box protein, translating to MINILNLNSEEQIIAMIIFSIIIFFIFAALAFHIYFISRKLEDEERDEKMFSSIFNQVADSIVVVDEDMIIYKANEAFLNYQGKPADKIIGKNIQRIPTDYDFDADNKELRDVIKEKGVYEKNINFFHSSGEVIPLHLMFKPIFIDDKKGGQKRFTVITGIDMKNTQEKDDYIKQQKDELLEIQHLAHLGYWEMNYITKKVFWSQELYSILGYEEGEVEPNLDIIYWMAYEDDQNRVWKAFLKAFQAQEKVDTHYRIKNNRGEMRDIYLRIRHFFTDDNEHLRTIGLLQDVTKQASLRDELTAQMIFTDKVLNNSSLLYIEYNKDFEVKNINKWVSQLSGISYDEAEGKSLMDIFGKLGRANRKFINENLNFNRPLPFKDAKGTIHYIQWDHATFTKKSGENANILMGIDVTEIIEKRKALEASFILDPITKLPNRYKLEQVLENYFNKNGNNPNKNLALIFLQIDGIHTVGDAYGQDIEDQLMCALSERLYGAIGKYGLFVRRYTDQFVLFYPCDPSIKKLMEICELVAELLKIPFVIEGSSFKLKNHLGISKFPDHAKTKEDLVRFGSAAMHEAQRLNLDYYFYHESFEKKLKSKVNGYELNNN from the coding sequence GTGATTAATATATTAAACCTGAATTCTGAAGAACAGATAATTGCGATGATAATTTTTAGCATCATTATTTTTTTTATTTTCGCAGCGCTAGCCTTTCATATATATTTCATCAGTAGAAAACTGGAAGATGAAGAACGAGACGAAAAAATGTTTAGCTCGATATTCAATCAGGTTGCTGATAGTATTGTGGTAGTTGATGAAGATATGATTATTTATAAAGCCAATGAGGCATTTTTAAATTATCAGGGTAAGCCTGCGGATAAGATAATCGGAAAAAATATTCAGCGAATTCCGACGGATTATGATTTTGATGCGGACAATAAGGAATTAAGAGACGTCATTAAAGAAAAAGGTGTTTACGAGAAAAATATTAACTTTTTTCATAGCAGTGGTGAGGTGATCCCGCTTCATTTGATGTTTAAACCGATATTCATTGATGACAAAAAAGGCGGACAAAAGAGATTTACGGTTATCACCGGAATTGATATGAAAAATACTCAGGAAAAAGATGATTATATCAAGCAACAGAAGGATGAATTGCTGGAAATTCAGCATCTGGCTCATCTGGGCTACTGGGAAATGAATTATATCACAAAAAAAGTATTCTGGTCCCAAGAACTTTATAGTATACTTGGCTATGAGGAAGGCGAGGTCGAACCCAATCTTGACATTATTTACTGGATGGCCTATGAGGATGATCAGAACCGCGTTTGGAAAGCTTTTTTAAAGGCTTTTCAGGCCCAGGAAAAGGTCGATACCCACTATCGGATCAAAAATAATCGGGGTGAAATGCGGGATATTTATTTAAGAATACGACATTTTTTTACAGATGATAATGAACATTTGCGAACCATTGGGTTATTACAGGATGTGACCAAGCAGGCAAGTTTAAGGGATGAACTCACCGCTCAGATGATTTTCACAGACAAGGTACTTAATAATAGCAGTCTTCTTTACATTGAATATAATAAAGATTTCGAAGTGAAAAATATCAATAAATGGGTGAGTCAATTAAGTGGCATTTCTTATGATGAAGCTGAAGGCAAATCACTAATGGATATTTTTGGAAAACTCGGCCGAGCTAATAGGAAGTTTATTAACGAGAATTTAAATTTTAACCGTCCTTTGCCGTTTAAAGATGCAAAAGGAACGATCCACTATATCCAATGGGATCATGCGACTTTTACCAAAAAATCGGGAGAAAACGCTAATATTCTGATGGGGATTGATGTTACTGAAATCATTGAGAAGCGCAAAGCCCTGGAAGCGTCTTTTATCCTGGATCCCATTACCAAATTGCCCAATCGCTATAAACTGGAACAAGTCTTGGAAAATTATTTTAATAAAAATGGAAATAATCCAAATAAAAACCTGGCACTGATATTTCTGCAAATTGACGGAATTCACACAGTGGGTGATGCCTATGGTCAGGATATAGAAGATCAATTGATGTGTGCCTTAAGTGAGCGGCTTTATGGAGCCATTGGTAAATATGGGCTTTTTGTTCGTCGCTATACCGATCAGTTTGTCTTGTTTTATCCCTGTGACCCTAGTATCAAAAAACTGATGGAAATTTGCGAATTGGTTGCCGAGTTACTTAAAATACCTTTTGTTATTGAAGGCAGTTCATTTAAATTAAAAAATCATCTTGGTATTTCAAAATTTCCAGATCATGCTAAAACGAAAGAAGATCTGGTCCGATTTGGAAGTGCCGCAATGCATGAGGCTCAACGACTAAATTTAGATTACTACTTTTATCATGAATCATTTGAAAAAAAGTTAAAAAGCAAAGTTAATGGATATGAACTAAATAACAACTAA
- a CDS encoding HAD hydrolase-like protein, giving the protein MTYKCVVFDFDGTLADTEEKAFNIYNELATKYKYSTVTMEELQHIKNLHIKEIKEIVDIPFYQFPRALRDGQKMMRKESTEIHSFSPDIHTFFTELRKETDHIGILTSNIKKTVAQFLITYDISHEIEFIMCSALMSKAKKIKKVLRKYDIKPTEMLYIGDEVRDIEACHKVGVDVIAVKWGYNTPSALEKCKPTFMIENLWDVIDIVKSKNQSQVG; this is encoded by the coding sequence ATGACCTATAAATGCGTGGTTTTCGATTTTGATGGTACCCTTGCAGATACTGAAGAGAAAGCCTTTAATATATACAATGAACTGGCGACTAAATATAAATACAGCACTGTTACGATGGAGGAATTACAGCATATTAAAAACCTACATATTAAAGAGATCAAAGAAATCGTGGACATTCCTTTTTATCAATTCCCCCGGGCATTAAGAGATGGACAGAAAATGATGCGAAAGGAGTCGACTGAGATTCATTCCTTTTCGCCAGACATTCATACTTTTTTTACCGAACTGAGAAAAGAGACCGACCATATCGGGATACTTACCTCCAATATTAAAAAGACGGTTGCCCAATTTCTGATAACCTATGATATCAGTCATGAGATTGAGTTTATTATGTGTTCAGCGCTAATGTCCAAAGCTAAAAAAATAAAGAAGGTGCTTCGGAAGTACGATATTAAACCGACTGAAATGTTGTACATTGGGGATGAGGTGCGTGATATTGAAGCCTGCCATAAGGTGGGGGTCGATGTGATTGCGGTAAAATGGGGGTATAATACACCTTCGGCTCTTGAAAAGTGCAAACCGACCTTTATGATTGAGAACCTTTGGGATGTCATCGACATTGTAAAATCAAAGAATCAATCCCAAGTTGGATAG